TGCCGCGCGAGGCCGGCGGGTACGGGCTGACCGCGCAGTGGGTGGACGACTGGCATCACGCCGTGCACGTCGCCCTCACCGGGGAGACCGAGGGGTACTACGCCGACTTCGCCGATCCGCAGGCACTGCCCAAGACCTGGACGGGCGGCTTCTACCACGACGGCACGTTCTCGTCCTTCCGGGGTCGCGACTGGGGCGCGCCCCTACCTGCGGCGGTACCGTCGTGGCGCCTCGTCACGTTCGCGCAGGACCACGACCAGATCGGCAACCGCGCGGCCGGTGACCGGCTCAGCCAGTCGCTGACGCCGGCACGCCTGGAGGTCGCGGCGGTGCTGACGATGACGGCGCCCGGCACTCCGATGCTGTTCATGGGGGAGGAGTGGGGGGCCTCCACGCCATGGCAGTTCTTCACCTCGCACCCCGAACCCGAGCTCGCCGCCGCGACCCGCGAGGGACGCAAGGCCGAGTTCGCGCGGATGGGGTGGGACGAGTCGCTCGTGCCCGACCCCAACGACCCGGCGACGTTCGAGCGGTCGAAGCTGGACTGGTCCGAACTCGACGAACCCGCCCACGCGCGCCTGCTGTCGCTGTATCGCGCGCTGGCGCGACTGCGGGCGCGTCGGCCGGAGCTGACCGATCCCGACCAACGGGGCCATGCGGCCGAGAGCGTCGGCGACGGACGATGGATCCTTCACCGCGACACCGCGTCGGTGTACGTGAACCTCTCGCCCGAGCCGTGGACCGTCGAGCTCGTGGGCCGCGAGATCTGGCTCGCGACGACGGCGCACGAACAGCGCACGGATGCCGGACCCCTCGTGCTCTCGGCCGATTCTGCCGCCGTCGTCGGTGCGCGGGCGCAGGCGCCGTCGCGCTGATCCCGACGGCGCCGCACGTGTCAAGGGTCTGGCGCGCGACGGCATCCGTGCATACCTTCGATGGCATGGACGACTCGCGCCCGACCGGAACCGACCTTCTGCGCCAGATCGTGGTCATCTCCACGGTGGTCTTCATGATCATCGCCGCGATGGTGGGCACGGGGCTGTTCGGCGGCACCAATGTGCGTGAGCTGCAGGGCGGGGCGCTGGATGCCGATGCCACCGTGCTCGCGCCGGCGACGCCGGCTTTCTCGATCTGGTCGGTCGTCTACGTGCTGATGATCGCGTACACGATCTGGCAGGCGCTGCCGGGCCAGCGCGCGCGGGAGCGTCAGCGCCGCGCCGGGTGGTGGATCGCCATCACCGCCGTGCTGAACGGCGCGTGGCTGTTGACGGCACAGTTCCTCACCCTTCCGCTGACCGTGCTCGCGATCGTGCTGCTCCTGGTGGCTTTGGGGGCGACGCTGCGCGTCCTCGTCCACACGTCGGCCGAGACGTGGAGCGATCGCCTGTTCATGGACGCGACCGTCGGCATCCATCTCGGGTGGGTGAGCCTGGCCACCGTCGCGAACATCACGGCGTGGCTGGCCGCTGAGGTCGTCGCGCCGATGGACGCCGACGCTCAGCAGCTCTGGGGGGTGATCGTGCTCGTGGTGGTCGCCCTCGTCGGCATCGCGATCGCGTTCGGCACCGGCGGGCGCATCACTCCTGCGCTCGCGATGTCGTGGGGGCTCGTGTGGATCGGTGTGGCGCGCAGCAGCGGTGAGCCGCACGCGCCGGCGGTCGCCACGGCCGCCTTCGTCGTGGCCGCCGTCATCATGATCGCCGCCGTCGCCGCGGCCCTGCGGCGACGGGCGGTGGCCGCGACGATCGGCGATTGAACGGTGCGGGCGCGGCCCGCTCAGAAGGTCTGCGAGAAGGCGCGGAGGATCCGCACCGGCTCGGTGAGAGACGCGGCGAGCACCCGCGCGGCGACGCGATCGAAGTCGTTCGCTGCGAAGTAGCCGTCGTCGCGGTAGACGGCCATGCGCTCGGTGAACGCCCGGCCGGTGGGTTCGGGGTGGAACTGGGTCGCGTAGAGCGTTTCGCCGAGCCGATAGGCCTGAACGGGGCAGGCGTCGTTGGTCGCCAGCAGCACGGCGCCCTCGGGGAGGCGCCCGGTGCCTTCCTTGTGCGCCGTCAGTGCCGCGAACGTCGACGCGAGACCCCCGAAGAGGCGATCCTGCTGGGCGTCCGCGGTCAGTGTGACCGTGGTCGGTCCGGTGTCCTCCGGGTACGCCCGGGTCACCTCGCCGCCGAGCGCGCGCGTCGCGACGCCGATGCCGTAGCACGTGAACAGTGCGGCGGTCTCGCCGGATGCCGCGGCCTGCGCCAGGTGGGCGAGGTCGCCCTCCAGGCGCCGCTGCGCATCGGTCTTGGCCGACTCGGGATCGGTCACGTTGAAGGGACTGCCGCCCACAACGGCACCGCGCCAGCGTCGGGCCGCGTCGGCGGGCCACGGGTCGCGCACGAGATCCCAGCGTTCCAACTCCTTCTCGTCCAGGCGCATCGCCTGACGGAATGATTCGTACTCGGCCGCTGCCGCACCCTGCTGCGGGCGGGCGCACACGTAGACGAGGGGAGACATGTCGAGAGTCTAGGCGGGCGTGCTTCGAGGGGGCAGGTGTGTGACGTCGCTCACCGCGACGAGTTGGCGGTGCGCCCGCGGACGATGCCGATGAAGGTCTCGACGAACGCAGCGGCCGTGGCGTCCGGTCCCGTCGCCGGAGCGGCCGCCCACGCCAGAGCGATGCTCGAGGTCGGTCCGTCGGTGAGCGGGCGGTGCGCGGCATCCTTCCGGTGGTGCAGCCGCGCCAGCGACATGGGGACGATCACGATTCCCGCGCCGGATGCTGCGATGGCGATGGCGTCGGCGACGGTCTCCGGCGCAGCGAAGCGAGGGGTCTCGCCGCCTGGTACCTCGAGCTCCAGGGGCGGATGCTGCGGAACGATGATCACCTCTCCGCTCAGATCGGCGAGGGTCAGCTCGTCCGCGGCGGTGAGATGGGAGTCGGCCGCGCAGACGACCACGGGCACTTCGTCGTACAGACGGATGACGTGCAGGTCGGTGCGATCGATCGGCAGACGCACGAGAGCCGCGTCGACCGTGGCCGTCGTCAGTGCCTGCCGTTGGTCGGCGATGCTCAACGGCGCGAGCTCGAGGGCTACGTGCGGCATCCGCTCACGCCAGGTGCCGATCCACTTTCCCGGAGTGGCGCCTTCGATCGCGCCGAGGCGGAAGCGGCCGCGCGCAGGTTCGGGCGCCGTCGACGTTGCCGGTTTCGGGCTTGCCCCCTTCGGCGCCCCACCGGTGCCGGCAGTGCCCTTCTTCGTCCCATTCTTCTGAGGCGAGCGGCGAGCGGATGCCGAGGGCCGCGCGGGCCTGCCGGGTCGCCCGCCCGTTCCTCCCGTTCCGCGTCCGGCCATGCAGGCCAGCGTATCCCGCCGACGATGAGAGAGTTCAGGCGGCCAGGCGAAGGCCTCGGCGATCCGTTGCGACGCGCTCGCCGTCGGCGATCTGCTCATCGTCGCCGATGAGCGATCCGCCCGCCACGCGCGCGTGCGCGCCGACCACGGTGCGAACGCCGATCTTGGCGCGAGGGCCGATCGCGGCGCCCGATCCGATGTGCGCGTGCGGGGCGATCTCCACGTCCGGCCCGATCACGGCATCCGGTTCGATCCACGCGCCGCGGCCGATGTGAGCACCCGCGGCGATCTGCGCACCCGGTTCGACATACGCGCCCGCTTCGACCAGCGCAGAGGCGTGCACCTTCGCGCCGTTGGCGATCAGGCCGCGGCCGTTGACGTGCTTGCGATAGCGCAGCGTCTGCCCACGCTCGTCTTCGATGTCGATGTAGTTCTTACCCACGAATCCCTCCTGGTATCCGCAACGGTGGCGACCGTCGGATCATTCCCACGGCCGGTCCGATGACGCCGAGTCGCACGCGGCTTGCGAAGATGGATGCCGTGACCATCCCCGCGGACCCCGACCCGACGACCGGTCCCACCCTTGTCTTCGAAGCCAAGACCCAGGACCACTCGGTCGCGGAGGACATTCTCGGCATCCTCACAGGAACGTTCCTGGTCTCCCTGGGGCTGCACCTGCTGCACGCGGCCGGGGCGGTCACGGGCGGCACCGCCGGTCTCTCGCTGCTGCTGGGCTACGCCACGGGGTGGCCCTTCTGGATCCTGTTCGCCGCCGTCAACCTGCCGTTCGCGCTGCTCGCCGTGTGGCGGCGCGGCTGGGACTTCACGATCCGCACGATCGTCTGCATCGCACTGGTCTCCGGGCTCGCCCCGCTGCACGACGCGCTCTTCCCGATCAGCGGTCTCCAGCCGCTGT
The sequence above is a segment of the Microbacterium sp. PM5 genome. Coding sequences within it:
- a CDS encoding tryptophan-rich sensory protein, which gives rise to MDDSRPTGTDLLRQIVVISTVVFMIIAAMVGTGLFGGTNVRELQGGALDADATVLAPATPAFSIWSVVYVLMIAYTIWQALPGQRARERQRRAGWWIAITAVLNGAWLLTAQFLTLPLTVLAIVLLLVALGATLRVLVHTSAETWSDRLFMDATVGIHLGWVSLATVANITAWLAAEVVAPMDADAQQLWGVIVLVVVALVGIAIAFGTGGRITPALAMSWGLVWIGVARSSGEPHAPAVATAAFVVAAVIMIAAVAAALRRRAVAATIGD
- a CDS encoding GMP synthase, with product MSPLVYVCARPQQGAAAAEYESFRQAMRLDEKELERWDLVRDPWPADAARRWRGAVVGGSPFNVTDPESAKTDAQRRLEGDLAHLAQAAASGETAALFTCYGIGVATRALGGEVTRAYPEDTGPTTVTLTADAQQDRLFGGLASTFAALTAHKEGTGRLPEGAVLLATNDACPVQAYRLGETLYATQFHPEPTGRAFTERMAVYRDDGYFAANDFDRVAARVLAASLTEPVRILRAFSQTF
- a CDS encoding substrate-binding domain-containing protein, coding for MSRSPTASASQRIAEAFAWPPELSHRRRDTLACMAGRGTGGTGGRPGRPARPSASARRSPQKNGTKKGTAGTGGAPKGASPKPATSTAPEPARGRFRLGAIEGATPGKWIGTWRERMPHVALELAPLSIADQRQALTTATVDAALVRLPIDRTDLHVIRLYDEVPVVVCAADSHLTAADELTLADLSGEVIIVPQHPPLELEVPGGETPRFAAPETVADAIAIAASGAGIVIVPMSLARLHHRKDAAHRPLTDGPTSSIALAWAAAPATGPDATAAAFVETFIGIVRGRTANSSR
- a CDS encoding UDP-3-O-(3-hydroxymyristoyl)glucosamine N-acyltransferase translates to MGKNYIDIEDERGQTLRYRKHVNGRGLIANGAKVHASALVEAGAYVEPGAQIAAGAHIGRGAWIEPDAVIGPDVEIAPHAHIGSGAAIGPRAKIGVRTVVGAHARVAGGSLIGDDEQIADGERVATDRRGLRLAA
- a CDS encoding YitT family protein, whose translation is MDAVTIPADPDPTTGPTLVFEAKTQDHSVAEDILGILTGTFLVSLGLHLLHAAGAVTGGTAGLSLLLGYATGWPFWILFAAVNLPFALLAVWRRGWDFTIRTIVCIALVSGLAPLHDALFPISGLQPLYGTLAGNLLAGVGVLILFRHRGSVGGINIVGLEIQDRTGFRAGWTMMIFDVLIVALALLVVPWPNVVMSAVGAILLNLVLALNHRPGRYLGR